The bacterium DNA window AGCTAATAAAATACTGTATATAAAATTCACAAAAATGTTGGTTTGGAATGCCGGCATCTGAAAATTTCCGTTAAAAAAATGTTAAAAAACGAACGCCCGGAAAGGCAAACTGTTTGAACCCGATTCTCTTTAAGAAAAAATATAATAATCTGAATCGGGTGAGTTTTTGCCTTTCAGAGAGTTTTTTGACATTTTTAGGAAATTTTCGGCAGCCGGCGTTTTTTGGGCACTTTTTTCTGAAAAAAGTGCCGTACTGAGAAATAAAAATTAGAAGTATAAGTCATAAGATTACTCAGTCACATTCACTGTGCTCCTTCTAAATGACACAATCAATAAGATTCTTATTATTCCGACAAAATGATAGTGAATTATTATTAACTCAAAGCAAAGCTTTGAAATCTAATTCCTCACTTTTTACTATTATCTATTCTGCGATAACCCTGCATATCTCTTTTCAACTGCTTATATGCAAAACTTGGCTATAATTACCCATGCATTTCAACATAGACCCAACAATTATCATTTTATCAACAGCCTTTTTTTTATTGAATACAATAAATCTATTTAGTAAATTATACATGCTATTAAACCGGACAGGAGAAACATGTTAATCACACTATTAACAGATTTCGGAACAGACAGCCATTACGTTGCATCAATGAAAGGAGTAATGCTCTCAATCTGTCATGATGCAGCAATAACTGATATTACTCACAACATTGCACCGGGGGACATTGAGGAAGCGGCATTTATCCTTAGCCGGACATACTCCCTCTTCCCTCCGGGGACAATCCATACAGTTGTCGTAGATCCCGGAGTCGGCACTGAAAGGAAACTTCTTATAGTAAGGACTGAAGATTATTTCTTCGTTGCCCCTGACAACGGCATTCTTTCATACATATTTCATGACCATGAATCTGCAAAAGTCTTCCATGCCGATAATAAAAATTTCTGGAGAAACAAAATAAGCTCGACTTTCCACGGAAGGGATATCTTTGCTCCTGTTGCAGCCCATCTTGCCTCAGGTATAGATATAAACAAACTCGGGACAATTATTGCTGAATATAATAAAGGCACACTTCCGGAAATAAAAATCACAGAACGGCAGATAACAGGATCAGTAATTTTTATCGACAGATTCGGAAACTGTATTACAAATATTCCGGCCGGGCTGATCAAAAACAAAAAAGTATCCATACATATAAAAAATCTTTTTATTGACAGGCTGAGTACTACTTTTGCATCAGTAGGGAATAATTCAATTCTTGCCTACATAGGCAGCTCGGAAATGCTTGAGATCGGAATAAACTCAGGCAGTGCAGCAGATGATCTTGAAATTACAAAAGGAACCGAAGTTAATATCCAAATCATGAAAGAAGGCTGATTCATGTCAATCAGAAAATTAATCCGCGCTGTTAGCAATCCATTCTCAAGGCTGCTTAGTTCAATACCCGGAATATGTGTACACATCTTCCTGTTTATTTTAACAATAGGTACAACATATCTTGTAGGATTCAGTGACGGCCCTGTTGGTGCATTGTGGTATTCAGGGGCTATAATTACAATACTGCTTTCCCATGAAATGGGGCATTATCTTATGACGAGGAAACATAGAATTGCCGCTACACTGCCCTATTTTATTCCCTTTCCCCTGCCTCCTTTCGGAACAATGGGTGCGTTAATTAAAATAAAAAGCCCCATAACCGACCGGCGCGCTCTTCTCGATATAGGAGCTGCCGGGCCCTTGGCAGGAATGATCCCAATTAGTTTTGCTCTTTATTTCGGGCTCAAATTTTCTCAGGTTGTAGATATAAAATCCGCAGGCGACACGACAATATCTCTCGGCAACTCGATTCTTTTCTCAGCAGCATCACGTATTATTGTAGGGCACCTGGAAAAGGGCCAGGATATTTTGCTTCACCCCCTTGCTTTTGCAGCCTGGGCCGGCCTGCTTGTAACTGCAATTAACCTGCTTCCTATAGGACAGCTCGACGGAGGCCACATTATATATGCTCTTTTAAGAGACAAGAGCTCATATTTTTTTAAGGCATTCTATATTTTTCTTTTGACAATCTGCCTGTTTTATTACGCGGGATGGTTTCTTTTTATTATTATACTTGCAATTTTAAGAAAACATCCTCCCACTGTTTACGATCATATCCCTCTTGATAACAAAAGAAAAATAATCGGTATATTTGCTATGATTATATTTGTTCTTGCATTCACTCCTGTGCCCTTCGGATTCGGCAAAGGGCTCATTCCGCTGATTACAGGCCTTATCCGATGATGGATAAAAAGTTAATCGTGACAGGGCTCGGAGAAGTACTCTGGGATATCTATCCTAATAAACGCTACACAGGCGGAGCTCCTGCAAATGCAGCTATTCACGCTTTGCAGCTTGGTGCATACGGGAAAATAATCAGTCAGGTGGGAAATGACGAAAACGGAAAAGCTCTGCTCAAAGAGCTGAAATCAAGAGGAGTTGACACATCAGGAATTCAGATATCCGAAGACAAAAAGACAGGGTACGTATCTGTTACTCTTGATAAAAACGGCATTCCGGATTTCAGATGCTCAAAAGATACTGCTTTTGATTTTCTTGCATGGAGCCCTGATTTGTCTGTATATGCAAAGACAAGTGATGCTGTTATTACAGGGACTCTGCCCCAGAGAAACCCGGTAAGCAGAAAGACTATTCAGCGTTTTCTTTCCGAAGCAGAAAACAGTCTGATTGTTTATGATGTTAATTTCAGGGAATGGACTCAAAGCACAGAAGAGACAGTTCTTGAAACTGTCGGAAAATCCGATATTTTAAAAATTAATGAATTCGAATGTGCAGCACTTAAGAAAGTCATGCAAAAAGAGGACAAAGAGGATAGTTCATTCATTGAGTATCTTACTGA harbors:
- a CDS encoding site-2 protease family protein, with amino-acid sequence MSIRKLIRAVSNPFSRLLSSIPGICVHIFLFILTIGTTYLVGFSDGPVGALWYSGAIITILLSHEMGHYLMTRKHRIAATLPYFIPFPLPPFGTMGALIKIKSPITDRRALLDIGAAGPLAGMIPISFALYFGLKFSQVVDIKSAGDTTISLGNSILFSAASRIIVGHLEKGQDILLHPLAFAAWAGLLVTAINLLPIGQLDGGHIIYALLRDKSSYFFKAFYIFLLTICLFYYAGWFLFIIILAILRKHPPTVYDHIPLDNKRKIIGIFAMIIFVLAFTPVPFGFGKGLIPLITGLIR
- a CDS encoding SAM-dependent chlorinase/fluorinase is translated as MLITLLTDFGTDSHYVASMKGVMLSICHDAAITDITHNIAPGDIEEAAFILSRTYSLFPPGTIHTVVVDPGVGTERKLLIVRTEDYFFVAPDNGILSYIFHDHESAKVFHADNKNFWRNKISSTFHGRDIFAPVAAHLASGIDINKLGTIIAEYNKGTLPEIKITERQITGSVIFIDRFGNCITNIPAGLIKNKKVSIHIKNLFIDRLSTTFASVGNNSILAYIGSSEMLEIGINSGSAADDLEITKGTEVNIQIMKEG
- a CDS encoding carbohydrate kinase, giving the protein MMDKKLIVTGLGEVLWDIYPNKRYTGGAPANAAIHALQLGAYGKIISQVGNDENGKALLKELKSRGVDTSGIQISEDKKTGYVSVTLDKNGIPDFRCSKDTAFDFLAWSPDLSVYAKTSDAVITGTLPQRNPVSRKTIQRFLSEAENSLIVYDVNFREWTQSTEETVLETVGKSDILKINEFECAALKKVMQKEDKEDSSFIEYLTDFFNLKLTALTMGKNGALLTNGKNTVFKPSINIDVIDTTGCGDSFTAAMTLSFLNREPLENILDFAVLVSGFVATKMGAVPEYSIDEIDEFRTNFDINNN